A genomic region of Arachis stenosperma cultivar V10309 chromosome 9, arast.V10309.gnm1.PFL2, whole genome shotgun sequence contains the following coding sequences:
- the LOC130948470 gene encoding transcription factor UNE12-like isoform X1 → MAGNNNNGSEGLGDDFFEQILAVPSEYGGGGGRTLVGSMPMVLQLGSTVSSTTVPDGLRMGMPLGLNLEQTGFLRRFPEQVSDVEAAINNNHHQQQQYLRLSNNTNNNNINNNNNNNNNNSSPSSSSTAGITTDRDSMHMRGLFPAFGQLQNTPPLPPPTQPPLRPTLPSPLHHHQAFQRQQAPNPVSVTALPQQPPGIRPRVRARRGQATDPHSIAERLRRERIAERMKALQELVPSINKTDRAAMLDEIVDYVKFLRLQVKVLSMSRLGGAGAVAQLVADVPLSAVEQGEEIEGGGNNEQAWEKWSNDGTEQQVAKLMEEDVGAAMQFLQSKALCIMPISLASAIFRMPPSEPSSLIKPESNSHS, encoded by the exons ATGGCTGGTAACAATAATAACGGGTCGGAAGGTTTGGGCGACGATTTCTTCGAACAGATCTTGGCGGTTCCAAGTGAGTATGGCGGCGGTGGCGGTAGAACATTAGTGGGGTCCATGCCAATGGTGCTTCAGTTGGGGTCCACAGTATCAAGCACTACTGTTCCGGATGGCTTAAGAATGGGGATGCCTTTGGGTTTGAATTTGGAGCAAACTGGTTTCCTTAGACGCTTTCCTGAACAAGTTTCTGATGTTGAGGCTGCCATTaacaacaaccaccaccaacaacaacaatacctTCGTCTTAGTAACAataccaacaacaacaatattaataataataataataataataataataatagctCTCCATCTTCCTCTTCTACTGCTGGAATCACTACT GATCGGGATTCGATGCACATGAGAGGTTTGTTTCCAGCGTTTGGACAGTTGCAAAATACTCCCCCCCTTCCTCCTCCTACTCAGCCACCTCTTCGCCCCACTCTTCCATCTCCTCTCCACCACCACCAG GCATTTCAGAGGCAGCAAGCACCAAATCCAGTGTCTGTAACTGCTCTGCCACAACAACCACCGGGGATACGCCCTCGAGTGCGAGCAAGAAGAGGCCAAGCTACCGATCCTCACAGTATTGCTGAGAGG TTACGTCGTGAGAGGATTGCTGAAAGAATGAAGGCATTGCAGGAATTAGTTCCCAGCATCAATAAG ACGGACAGAGCAGCCATGCTTGATGAAATTGTGGATTATGTCAAGTTTCTAAGGCTCCAAGTTAAG GTATTGAGCATGAGTAGACTAGGTGGGGCTGGCGCTGTTGCCCAGCTTGTGGCTGATGTTCCTCTATCTGCTGTCGAG CAGGGTGAGGAAATAGAAGGCGGAGGGAACAATGAGCAAGCATGGGAGAAATGGTCAAATGATGGAACAGAGCAACAAGTTGCAAAGTTAATGGAAGAAGATGTTGGAGCTGCCATGCAATTCCTTCAATCCAAGGCACTTTGCATTATGCCTATTTCTCTTGCCTCAGCCATTTTCCGTATGCCTCCTTCAGAACCATCATCACTCATCAAGCCTGAATCTAACTCCCATTCATAG
- the LOC130948470 gene encoding transcription factor UNE12-like isoform X2 has translation MAGNNNNGSEGLGDDFFEQILAVPSEYGGGGGRTLVGSMPMVLQLGSTVSSTTVPDGLRMGMPLGLNLEQTGFLRRFPEQVSDVEAAINNNHHQQQQYLRLSNNTNNNNINNNNNNNNNNSSPSSSSTAGITTDRDSMHMRGLFPAFGQLQNTPPLPPPTQPPLRPTLPSPLHHHQAFQRQQAPNPVSVTALPQQPPGIRPRVRARRGQATDPHSIAERLRRERIAERMKALQELVPSINKTDRAAMLDEIVDYVKFLRLQVKVLSMSRLGGAGAVAQLVADVPLSAVEGEEIEGGGNNEQAWEKWSNDGTEQQVAKLMEEDVGAAMQFLQSKALCIMPISLASAIFRMPPSEPSSLIKPESNSHS, from the exons ATGGCTGGTAACAATAATAACGGGTCGGAAGGTTTGGGCGACGATTTCTTCGAACAGATCTTGGCGGTTCCAAGTGAGTATGGCGGCGGTGGCGGTAGAACATTAGTGGGGTCCATGCCAATGGTGCTTCAGTTGGGGTCCACAGTATCAAGCACTACTGTTCCGGATGGCTTAAGAATGGGGATGCCTTTGGGTTTGAATTTGGAGCAAACTGGTTTCCTTAGACGCTTTCCTGAACAAGTTTCTGATGTTGAGGCTGCCATTaacaacaaccaccaccaacaacaacaatacctTCGTCTTAGTAACAataccaacaacaacaatattaataataataataataataataataataatagctCTCCATCTTCCTCTTCTACTGCTGGAATCACTACT GATCGGGATTCGATGCACATGAGAGGTTTGTTTCCAGCGTTTGGACAGTTGCAAAATACTCCCCCCCTTCCTCCTCCTACTCAGCCACCTCTTCGCCCCACTCTTCCATCTCCTCTCCACCACCACCAG GCATTTCAGAGGCAGCAAGCACCAAATCCAGTGTCTGTAACTGCTCTGCCACAACAACCACCGGGGATACGCCCTCGAGTGCGAGCAAGAAGAGGCCAAGCTACCGATCCTCACAGTATTGCTGAGAGG TTACGTCGTGAGAGGATTGCTGAAAGAATGAAGGCATTGCAGGAATTAGTTCCCAGCATCAATAAG ACGGACAGAGCAGCCATGCTTGATGAAATTGTGGATTATGTCAAGTTTCTAAGGCTCCAAGTTAAG GTATTGAGCATGAGTAGACTAGGTGGGGCTGGCGCTGTTGCCCAGCTTGTGGCTGATGTTCCTCTATCTGCTGTCGAG GGTGAGGAAATAGAAGGCGGAGGGAACAATGAGCAAGCATGGGAGAAATGGTCAAATGATGGAACAGAGCAACAAGTTGCAAAGTTAATGGAAGAAGATGTTGGAGCTGCCATGCAATTCCTTCAATCCAAGGCACTTTGCATTATGCCTATTTCTCTTGCCTCAGCCATTTTCCGTATGCCTCCTTCAGAACCATCATCACTCATCAAGCCTGAATCTAACTCCCATTCATAG